A genomic region of Leptotrichia massiliensis contains the following coding sequences:
- the trxB gene encoding thioredoxin-disulfide reductase, which yields MKNMYDSVIIGSGPAGLTAAIYLSRAGLKNIIINGMEPGGQLTTTTEVENFPGFPQGISGPQLIEDIKAQSKNFGTEFLQAVVKDIENVENNGKKTFKLHLDNGNIIEAKTIILSTGASAKYLGIENEKENIGRGVSACATCDGFFYRGKDVVVIGGGDTAMEEAVFLTKFANKVTVIHRRDMLRASAIMQKRAKDNNKIEWKLDYTPKKVLADEKVTGIELINNKTGETETLTADGIFVAIGRTPNTKFLEGKVEIDERGYIVTKGKSSKTSTSGIFAAGDVQDGRYQQAIIAAGSGAIAGLDIEEYLRENDL from the coding sequence ATGAAAAATATGTATGATTCAGTAATTATAGGTTCAGGTCCAGCAGGACTGACAGCCGCAATTTATTTAAGCCGTGCAGGATTAAAAAATATAATAATAAATGGAATGGAACCAGGTGGACAATTGACAACCACAACAGAAGTTGAAAATTTTCCTGGATTTCCACAAGGAATTTCAGGTCCGCAGCTAATAGAAGACATAAAGGCTCAATCAAAAAATTTTGGAACTGAATTTCTACAGGCAGTTGTAAAAGATATTGAAAATGTAGAAAATAATGGTAAGAAAACATTTAAATTACATTTGGATAACGGAAATATCATAGAAGCAAAAACAATAATTTTATCAACAGGAGCGAGTGCAAAGTATCTTGGAATTGAAAACGAAAAGGAAAATATTGGAAGAGGAGTTAGTGCATGTGCCACTTGTGATGGATTTTTCTATCGTGGAAAAGATGTTGTTGTAATTGGCGGTGGAGATACTGCGATGGAAGAAGCTGTCTTTTTAACAAAATTTGCCAACAAAGTTACAGTTATTCACAGAAGAGATATGTTACGTGCCTCAGCAATTATGCAAAAAAGAGCAAAAGATAACAACAAAATTGAATGGAAACTAGACTACACTCCAAAAAAAGTACTGGCTGATGAAAAAGTTACAGGAATAGAGCTTATAAATAACAAAACAGGCGAAACTGAAACTTTAACAGCAGATGGAATTTTTGTAGCAATCGGAAGAACTCCAAATACAAAATTTCTTGAAGGTAAAGTAGAAATTGACGAAAGAGGCTATATTGTAACAAAAGGAAAATCTTCAAAAACAAGTACTTCTGGAATCTTTGCAGCAGGAGATGTTCAAGATGGCAGATACCAGCAAGCAATTATTGCGGCAGGAAGTGGAGCAATTGCAGGACTTGATATAGAAGAATATTTAAGAGAAAATGATTTATAA
- a CDS encoding OmpA family protein: protein MKKLVILGTALLALNAVASEVQVKGGYDFYRKFKAGSSEFSEDYRFKNGPTLGLEYIVDNQGEFEWGLGAEYKLSANSGKIKRRDDNAKLMRNVPVYALGKFNLITTNNGNDALYVLGRAGYNFAKETKNVNNDVKGGLYVAAGLGTEFGPVSLEAIYERANVKVKGTNTVGDAYRTRNYTDSVGVRVGYRFGQLKNDRSPKIITQTVQVPVPTPVPAPAPEPAPIVNNTATLPFSCSVEDKKCVIRGFKVDGRVPNENEAADLRTIAGVINQFADGGSIDFVGHTDSTGSDAYNQKLSVARAQNVARLLRDYGLKNSISYGTITGQGEKNPADTNDTVDGRYNNRRVELFFQNVDFSNVRFINQ, encoded by the coding sequence ATGAAAAAATTAGTTATTTTAGGAACAGCTTTATTAGCTTTAAATGCTGTAGCATCTGAAGTCCAAGTTAAAGGTGGATATGATTTCTACAGAAAATTTAAAGCAGGTTCAAGTGAATTTAGTGAAGACTATAGATTTAAAAATGGACCAACACTTGGTTTAGAATATATCGTTGATAACCAAGGTGAATTTGAGTGGGGATTAGGAGCAGAATACAAATTATCAGCTAACTCTGGTAAAATCAAAAGAAGAGATGATAATGCTAAATTGATGAGAAATGTTCCAGTTTATGCTTTAGGTAAATTTAATTTAATCACAACTAACAATGGAAATGACGCATTATACGTATTAGGAAGAGCAGGATATAATTTTGCTAAAGAAACTAAAAATGTAAATAATGATGTTAAGGGTGGATTATATGTAGCTGCAGGATTAGGAACTGAATTTGGACCAGTTTCATTAGAAGCTATTTATGAAAGAGCAAACGTTAAAGTTAAAGGAACTAATACTGTAGGAGATGCATATAGAACAAGAAATTATACTGATTCAGTAGGAGTTAGAGTAGGATATAGATTTGGACAATTGAAAAATGACAGATCACCTAAAATTATAACTCAAACTGTGCAAGTACCTGTACCAACTCCAGTACCTGCACCAGCTCCAGAACCAGCACCAATTGTTAATAATACTGCAACATTACCATTTAGCTGTTCAGTAGAAGATAAAAAATGTGTAATTAGAGGATTTAAAGTTGACGGTAGAGTACCTAATGAAAACGAAGCTGCTGACTTGAGAACTATCGCAGGTGTAATTAACCAATTCGCTGATGGTGGATCAATTGATTTTGTTGGACATACAGATTCAACTGGATCAGATGCTTATAACCAAAAATTATCAGTAGCAAGAGCACAAAATGTTGCTAGATTGTTAAGAGACTATGGATTGAAAAACTCAATATCTTATGGAACAATCACTGGACAAGGAGAAAAAAATCCAGCTGATACTAACGATACTGTTGATGGAAGATACAACAACAGAAGAGTTGAATTATTCTTCCAAAACGTTGACTTTAGTAACGTAAGATTTATTAACCAATAA
- a CDS encoding tetratricopeptide repeat protein gives MENMEFEGFDNIENDDSGRLYEMGKSYYDSGSDILAEKYLKEAAKGGNRKAFLMLADIYLKYDKLNLAEKYLKKIADGGDFELQDKLGTVYKRKSNFELAEYYYKLAINNGNQRAQYNLGNLYYLYKKKNLAIDYLKPIADERDQEAQVLLSKIYYDNGQVDLAEEYLHKAKDNGESYYLLGKLYGEKQDIETAERHLKTAADDFDNKKAQEVLSKLYTDKNNMTLAKHYLTLLADENHLEAFALLGNIFADEKNYNLAYTNYGHFFEGKKRENAKVDMRKIDEAKLKFNFGKCCIKLGKFDVAEQNLKGSEYLKISDNVIEVAKLYEEAEQLKLAIQYYKSALHL, from the coding sequence ATGGAAAATATGGAATTTGAAGGTTTTGATAATATCGAAAATGATGATTCTGGTCGATTATATGAAATGGGTAAAAGCTACTACGACAGTGGCTCTGATATTTTAGCTGAAAAATATTTAAAAGAAGCAGCTAAAGGTGGAAATAGAAAGGCCTTTCTTATGCTTGCTGACATTTATCTGAAATATGATAAATTAAATTTGGCAGAAAAATATTTAAAAAAAATTGCTGATGGTGGAGATTTTGAACTTCAAGATAAACTTGGGACTGTTTATAAAAGAAAATCGAACTTTGAATTGGCAGAATATTATTACAAATTGGCAATAAATAATGGAAATCAGAGAGCTCAATACAATTTGGGAAATTTATATTATTTATATAAGAAGAAAAATCTAGCAATAGATTATTTAAAACCTATTGCTGATGAAAGAGATCAGGAGGCTCAAGTATTACTTTCCAAAATTTATTATGATAATGGACAAGTTGATTTGGCTGAAGAATATTTACACAAAGCTAAAGATAATGGGGAATCATATTATTTACTTGGAAAGCTTTATGGAGAAAAACAGGATATCGAAACTGCTGAAAGACATCTTAAAACAGCAGCAGACGATTTTGATAATAAAAAAGCACAGGAAGTACTTTCAAAACTTTATACCGACAAAAATAATATGACTCTTGCAAAACACTATTTAACATTGCTTGCAGATGAAAACCATTTGGAAGCCTTTGCACTGCTTGGAAATATATTTGCTGATGAAAAGAACTATAATCTTGCCTACACAAACTACGGACATTTTTTTGAAGGAAAAAAACGAGAAAATGCAAAAGTTGACATGAGAAAAATTGACGAAGCAAAACTTAAATTCAATTTTGGAAAATGTTGTATAAAACTTGGAAAATTCGATGTGGCTGAGCAAAACTTGAAAGGTAGCGAATATCTAAAAATTTCTGATAATGTAATTGAAGTTGCAAAACTTTACGAAGAAGCAGAACAGTTGAAATTGGCTATCCAATACTACAAATCAGCTTTACATCTATAA
- a CDS encoding dihydroorotate oxidase has product MATTKTSIGNFDFENCFMNAAGVYCYDRNELEQLINSQAGTFVTKTATLQSRPGNPEPRYHDTALGSINSMGLPNLGFDYYLDYLLELQKTHPDRTFFFSLVGMSTEDTHALLKKVQESDFKGITELNLSCPNVPGKPQIAYDLETTEKLLADIFSYFKKPLGIKLPPYFDIVHFDQAAAVFNKFPLTFINCINSVGNGLVIEDESVVIKPKNGFGGIGGEYIKPTALANVHAFYQRLNPSIKIIGTGGVLTGQDAFEHILCGASMVQIGTTLHKEGPVAFERITNELKDIMDKKGYKTIEDFRGKLKYL; this is encoded by the coding sequence ATGGCAACTACAAAAACATCCATCGGTAATTTTGATTTTGAAAACTGCTTTATGAATGCAGCGGGAGTTTACTGCTACGACAGAAATGAATTGGAACAACTTATAAATTCACAGGCTGGAACATTTGTCACGAAAACTGCCACATTACAGTCCCGTCCTGGAAATCCAGAGCCTAGGTATCATGACACAGCTCTGGGAAGCATAAATTCAATGGGACTTCCAAATTTGGGATTTGATTACTATTTAGATTATTTACTGGAATTACAGAAAACACATCCTGACAGAACTTTCTTTTTCTCGCTTGTAGGAATGTCGACAGAAGACACTCACGCATTACTAAAAAAAGTTCAGGAAAGTGATTTTAAGGGAATAACAGAACTTAACCTGTCTTGTCCAAATGTGCCAGGAAAACCACAAATTGCCTATGATTTGGAAACTACTGAAAAGTTGTTGGCAGATATTTTTTCATATTTCAAAAAGCCGCTTGGAATAAAATTGCCTCCCTACTTTGATATTGTTCACTTCGATCAGGCAGCCGCAGTATTCAATAAATTTCCATTGACATTCATAAATTGTATAAACAGCGTTGGAAATGGACTTGTAATTGAAGATGAAAGTGTTGTAATAAAGCCTAAAAATGGATTTGGAGGAATTGGTGGAGAATATATAAAACCAACTGCCCTTGCTAATGTTCACGCCTTTTATCAAAGATTGAATCCTTCTATTAAAATTATTGGAACAGGCGGTGTTCTTACAGGACAAGATGCTTTTGAGCATATTTTATGTGGGGCGAGCATGGTTCAAATTGGTACAACTTTACACAAGGAAGGTCCTGTTGCTTTTGAGAGAATAACTAACGAATTAAAAGATATTATGGATAAAAAAGGATACAAAACTATTGAAGATTTTAGAGGAAAATTGAAATATTTATAA
- a CDS encoding HPr family phosphocarrier protein, with translation MKEIVVEIKNEQGVHARPAGQIVNIAKRYKVTLEIEKIGENEIIDGKNVFGVMTLGAAKGEQLKLRAVSENGENLDEESKLLEELRQIIEIDKFFEK, from the coding sequence ATGAAGGAAATTGTTGTGGAAATAAAAAATGAGCAGGGAGTTCATGCACGTCCTGCAGGGCAAATTGTAAATATTGCAAAACGATACAAAGTAACTTTGGAAATAGAAAAAATTGGAGAAAATGAAATTATTGATGGAAAAAATGTATTTGGAGTGATGACTCTTGGAGCAGCAAAAGGAGAACAATTAAAACTTAGGGCTGTTTCAGAAAATGGAGAGAACCTTGATGAAGAAAGTAAACTATTGGAAGAATTAAGACAAATAATTGAAATTGATAAATTTTTTGAAAAATAA
- a CDS encoding branched-chain amino acid transaminase → MAKTEFMKFAYFDKEIVEFEKATVSIATHSLQYGTTCFGGIRGYYRNGKVAIFRLKDHYIRLMNASKMLGFEYFITWDEFKDIVTDLVKKNDVKEDFYMRPFVFCKEPRLSPKKAGLDFDLAIYMLPLADYVSTEGGLNLMSSTYRKYNDSAIPTKAKAGGSYINSFLATSDAQRNGYDDALMFDDAGNVVEVSVANIILVYRGQIIIPDTGNAALEGITVRSALELLEHNGYKINRGKIDRSMVFTADELLVTGTAMKITYAESLDKRPIGQLDFNAKPQAGKFHKLLKSEYEKVINGEHELSSEWLFIVE, encoded by the coding sequence ATGGCAAAGACAGAATTTATGAAATTTGCATATTTCGATAAAGAAATAGTGGAATTTGAAAAAGCAACAGTTAGTATTGCTACACACAGTTTACAATATGGAACAACTTGCTTTGGTGGAATCAGAGGATATTACAGAAATGGGAAAGTAGCGATTTTTAGACTGAAAGATCACTATATAAGATTAATGAATGCGTCAAAAATGTTAGGATTTGAATATTTTATAACTTGGGATGAATTTAAGGATATTGTTACAGATTTAGTTAAGAAAAACGATGTAAAAGAAGATTTTTATATGCGTCCATTTGTATTTTGTAAAGAGCCTAGATTGTCACCTAAAAAAGCAGGATTAGACTTTGATTTGGCAATTTACATGCTGCCGCTTGCAGATTATGTAAGTACAGAAGGCGGACTGAACTTAATGAGTTCGACTTATAGAAAGTATAATGATTCGGCAATTCCTACGAAAGCGAAAGCAGGAGGTTCATACATTAACTCGTTCCTTGCGACAAGTGACGCTCAAAGAAACGGTTATGATGATGCATTAATGTTTGATGATGCTGGAAACGTGGTAGAAGTGTCAGTTGCAAATATAATACTGGTTTACAGAGGGCAAATAATAATCCCTGATACTGGAAATGCAGCTCTTGAAGGAATTACAGTAAGATCAGCATTGGAATTATTAGAACACAATGGATATAAAATAAATCGTGGAAAAATTGACAGATCAATGGTATTCACAGCAGACGAACTGCTAGTAACAGGAACAGCAATGAAAATTACTTATGCAGAATCATTGGACAAACGTCCTATTGGGCAGTTAGACTTTAATGCAAAACCACAAGCAGGTAAATTTCATAAATTGTTAAAATCAGAATATGAAAAAGTAATCAATGGAGAACATGAATTGTCTTCTGAATGGTTATTTATTGTAGAATAA
- a CDS encoding low molecular weight protein-tyrosine-phosphatase, producing the protein MVKVLFVCLGNICRSPMAEAVFREIVKKEKLSDKIIIDSAATSSWEHGNPVHHGTKTRLAKEGISVKGMYSRILNNDDLDADYIIGMDESNIENIKLFTNGKNKGEIRMLLEYAGEKREIKDPWFTGDFDTTYDDVVKGCKALLEFIKKNDLNI; encoded by the coding sequence ATGGTAAAAGTATTATTTGTCTGTCTAGGAAATATATGCCGTTCCCCAATGGCAGAAGCAGTCTTTCGGGAAATAGTAAAAAAGGAAAAACTTTCTGACAAAATCATTATTGATTCAGCAGCGACAAGTTCATGGGAACACGGAAATCCAGTTCATCACGGTACTAAAACTAGGCTCGCCAAAGAAGGAATAAGTGTAAAAGGAATGTATTCCAGAATTTTAAATAACGATGATTTGGATGCCGATTATATTATTGGGATGGACGAAAGCAATATAGAAAATATCAAACTTTTTACAAATGGAAAAAATAAAGGCGAAATAAGAATGCTGTTAGAATACGCAGGAGAAAAACGGGAAATAAAAGATCCGTGGTTTACTGGCGATTTTGATACAACTTATGATGATGTAGTAAAAGGTTGTAAAGCGTTGTTAGAATTTATTAAAAAAAATGATTTGAATATTTAA
- a CDS encoding S1 RNA-binding domain-containing protein: MNEKEFEVLLEDYLPEEKKSGDVVEGVITRKELDFGFLDLNAKKEGRIYASEVKDFEIGDKIEVKVLREDEDNIIVSKFLLDKAKELASFNVDDIVTGEIIKKIKGGYTVRIGKNEAFLPFSLARFDKNKDYTGQKFKFLIKEKNKSNITISRSDLIKIEEEKYFEKVNIGDVVTGKIKEVFDFGIILDLEATSGFIHISEISWDQVDNLTEKYEIGNEISAKIIEKDAEKNRLKLSIKQLSEDPWVTFAASHNVGDVVEAVVKDVLDFGLVVTVDGNSGFVHVSELAWHNGAKELKNYKEGNKFSAKIIQIEDEKKNVKLSVKQLSENPWDTVKEKYHIGDIIEKPITEVFDFGLLISLEKDIDGLLHVSDLSYKRETNLSSKYKAGDVIKFKIVDFNDEKNRITLSAKALLDDRWEVLEETYDFDNEFKGKVMNVQDYGIFVELEKGIEVFIHKNEFSWDRKEHKEYKVGDEVKFKVIVVDKLDKKLSGSIKQLEKSPWKEVTEQYKKGNIVNTEIVEIQENFVLVKLTDRFNGIIPKRELAEEVLKDISEKFSVGDKVEAVITDINDKRKSIALSVKKVQEMEEKKELDELMKVYGV, translated from the coding sequence ATGAACGAAAAAGAATTTGAAGTATTGTTGGAAGATTATTTGCCAGAAGAAAAAAAATCTGGAGATGTAGTGGAAGGAGTAATAACTAGAAAAGAGCTTGATTTCGGATTTCTTGATTTGAATGCAAAAAAAGAAGGAAGAATTTATGCTAGTGAAGTTAAAGATTTTGAAATAGGAGATAAAATTGAAGTAAAAGTTTTAAGAGAAGATGAAGACAATATCATTGTTTCAAAATTTTTATTGGATAAGGCCAAAGAACTAGCCTCATTTAATGTAGACGACATTGTAACAGGAGAAATTATTAAGAAAATTAAAGGTGGATACACTGTAAGAATAGGAAAAAATGAAGCATTTCTACCATTTTCACTTGCCAGATTTGACAAAAATAAAGATTATACAGGACAAAAATTTAAATTTTTAATAAAGGAAAAAAATAAGAGTAATATAACTATTTCAAGAAGTGACTTAATAAAAATTGAAGAAGAAAAATATTTTGAAAAAGTAAATATTGGAGATGTAGTTACTGGTAAAATTAAGGAAGTATTCGATTTTGGTATTATTTTGGACTTGGAAGCAACTAGTGGATTTATTCATATATCTGAAATTTCTTGGGATCAAGTGGATAATTTGACTGAAAAATATGAAATTGGTAATGAAATAAGTGCTAAAATTATTGAGAAAGATGCTGAAAAAAATAGATTGAAATTAAGCATAAAACAATTATCAGAAGACCCTTGGGTTACATTTGCGGCAAGCCATAATGTAGGAGATGTAGTTGAGGCAGTTGTGAAGGATGTGCTTGATTTTGGGTTAGTTGTAACTGTTGATGGAAATTCTGGATTTGTACATGTGTCAGAGTTGGCTTGGCACAATGGAGCTAAAGAGCTTAAAAACTATAAGGAAGGAAACAAATTTTCTGCAAAAATTATTCAAATTGAAGATGAAAAGAAAAATGTTAAGTTAAGTGTAAAACAATTGTCAGAAAACCCTTGGGATACAGTTAAGGAAAAATACCACATCGGAGATATTATCGAAAAACCAATAACAGAAGTATTTGACTTTGGATTGTTAATTTCATTGGAAAAAGATATTGACGGACTTTTACATGTATCTGACTTGTCGTATAAGAGAGAAACTAACTTGTCTTCAAAATATAAGGCAGGAGACGTAATCAAATTTAAAATAGTTGACTTTAATGATGAAAAAAATAGAATTACTTTGAGTGCTAAAGCATTGCTTGATGACAGATGGGAAGTTCTTGAGGAAACTTATGACTTTGATAATGAGTTTAAAGGAAAAGTTATGAATGTTCAAGATTACGGAATTTTTGTAGAACTTGAAAAAGGAATCGAAGTGTTTATTCATAAAAATGAATTTTCATGGGACAGAAAAGAACATAAAGAATATAAAGTTGGCGATGAAGTAAAATTTAAAGTAATAGTAGTTGATAAACTTGATAAAAAACTTTCTGGAAGTATCAAGCAACTTGAAAAATCGCCTTGGAAGGAAGTTACAGAGCAATATAAGAAAGGGAATATTGTAAATACTGAGATTGTGGAAATCCAAGAAAACTTTGTACTTGTTAAATTGACAGACAGATTTAACGGAATTATACCAAAACGGGAATTGGCAGAGGAAGTTTTGAAGGATATTTCTGAAAAATTCTCTGTTGGAGATAAAGTTGAGGCTGTAATTACGGATATTAATGATAAGAGAAAATCAATTGCATTATCTGTAAAAAAAGTTCAGGAAATGGAAGAGAAAAAAGAGCTGGATGAACTTATGAAAGTTTATGGAGTCTAA
- a CDS encoding acyltransferase family protein produces the protein MKKYSQFEIFRFIGALSVLYYHLGIHSSFSLPKLPFLMEYGIVWVFFFFLLLGFFLTYVYSTKFFDAKVFYKTRFFKFYPVYFLSLLLTLKFRGTIIYNLLLVQSWIFNRSLSYNSSAWYLSVLTFLLLLFPVLLKFRGNKYFVWFVIIINFYVYYFYNYLFQQNSNSGTVLEFIKYNPLMYISTFSLGMLLYDKIKNIKKRNIYSFFTIIYILFLLFIPYNKLIPYNSTVIALFFVPLIVFLYLDNYFFSKFLRNKFFIYLGGLSYSIYVLHRPLYIVFEKFVGEIKNYTDFTIYLFMVFFMANLTKYLIENKFYKYLCEKYI, from the coding sequence ATGAAAAAATACAGTCAATTTGAGATTTTTAGATTTATTGGAGCATTGTCAGTTCTATATTATCACTTAGGGATACACAGTTCATTTTCTCTACCCAAATTGCCTTTTTTAATGGAATATGGAATTGTTTGGGTATTTTTCTTTTTTTTGCTTTTAGGATTTTTTTTAACATACGTTTATTCAACTAAGTTTTTTGATGCAAAAGTATTTTATAAGACAAGATTTTTTAAATTTTATCCAGTTTATTTTTTGTCACTTTTATTAACTTTAAAATTTCGTGGAACAATTATCTACAATCTTCTTTTAGTACAGTCTTGGATATTTAATAGATCCCTAAGTTATAATTCATCAGCTTGGTATTTGTCTGTTTTGACCTTCTTACTGCTTTTGTTTCCTGTATTACTAAAATTTCGTGGAAATAAGTATTTTGTATGGTTTGTAATAATTATTAATTTTTATGTTTATTATTTTTATAATTATCTTTTTCAACAAAATTCCAATAGTGGAACAGTACTTGAATTTATAAAATATAATCCGTTAATGTATATTAGTACTTTTTCTCTTGGTATGTTACTTTATGATAAAATAAAAAATATAAAAAAGCGAAATATTTATTCATTTTTTACAATAATTTATATTTTGTTTTTATTATTTATACCATATAATAAATTAATACCTTATAATTCTACTGTTATTGCTTTATTTTTTGTTCCTTTGATTGTATTTTTATATTTAGATAATTATTTTTTCAGTAAATTTTTAAGAAATAAATTTTTTATTTATCTTGGTGGACTAAGTTATTCAATATATGTACTTCATAGACCCTTGTATATTGTATTTGAAAAATTTGTAGGTGAGATTAAAAATTATACTGATTTTACAATTTACCTTTTTATGGTGTTTTTCATGGCAAATTTAACAAAATATCTAATAGAAAATAAATTTTATAAATATTTGTGTGAAAAATATATATAA
- a CDS encoding NAD-dependent protein deacylase codes for MDKISLLQKTIDESKRVVFFGGAGVSTESGIPDFRSANGVYNLKLDRNFSPEELVSHTMYEKYPEEFYDFYKKHLVYPNAKPNFAHKYLARLEQDGKLTAVITQNIDCLHEMAGSKNVLKLHGTVDSNTCVICGKKYNMEEFLEICETENIPHCLKCDGIIKPDVTLYEEVPNPDTFRKAINEISKTDTLIIGGTSLIVYPAASLIHYFQGKNLVLINKSKTEQDNFANLVIHESIGEVFKKLK; via the coding sequence ATGGATAAAATAAGTTTGCTTCAAAAAACAATTGATGAAAGTAAAAGAGTTGTCTTTTTTGGAGGTGCAGGCGTTTCTACAGAATCAGGCATTCCTGATTTTAGAAGTGCAAATGGAGTCTACAATTTAAAACTTGATAGGAATTTTTCTCCAGAAGAGCTTGTTTCTCACACAATGTATGAAAAATATCCAGAAGAATTTTATGATTTTTATAAAAAACATCTTGTTTATCCAAATGCAAAACCGAATTTTGCTCATAAATATTTGGCAAGGCTGGAACAAGATGGAAAATTGACGGCTGTTATTACTCAAAATATCGACTGCCTGCATGAAATGGCTGGAAGCAAAAACGTCTTGAAACTGCATGGAACTGTTGACAGCAATACTTGTGTTATTTGCGGTAAAAAATACAATATGGAAGAATTTTTAGAAATCTGTGAAACTGAAAATATCCCTCATTGTTTAAAATGTGACGGAATTATAAAACCAGATGTTACTTTGTATGAAGAAGTTCCTAATCCAGATACTTTTAGAAAAGCAATAAACGAAATATCCAAAACTGATACACTAATTATAGGCGGAACTTCGCTTATCGTGTATCCAGCCGCTTCCCTTATACATTATTTTCAAGGAAAAAATCTTGTGTTAATAAATAAATCCAAGACTGAGCAGGACAATTTTGCAAATTTAGTTATACACGAAAGCATAGGAGAAGTTTTTAAAAAATTAAAATAA